One Methanocaldococcus villosus KIN24-T80 genomic window carries:
- a CDS encoding L-serine ammonia-lyase, iron-sulfur-dependent, subunit alpha, with amino-acid sequence MVIDEVLKNEIYKSLGCTEVALIGYTVAKAKPKDLKEIKEIKLILGKSVFKNAFSVGVPNTGKFGILPAVVGGLLGEKENGLEIFRDIEYDEELENIVRNRLKIEVVNKDVYCRVIINKIYEAESTYYYKRVDDKLKEKFKSLDLKDFLDYIDNLPKDIEELIKDVIKTNKEFVNGFLDIDFGDLNNIIKATASAVYNRMMGFNKEAYAIAGSGNMGLMATLPIIFYDRENRELIKSLALSALITIYATYHTSYISSMCGCVNRGGLGCVCGLAYYLNKDIEKAMKSFLANITGIICDGGKPSCSLKIASGVFSAYLSLFYETKDYEGIIGKDFKECIKNLSEITKSMNLEDKIIELMLKKDVKL; translated from the coding sequence ATGGTAATAGATGAAGTTTTGAAAAATGAGATTTATAAATCTTTAGGTTGCACAGAGGTAGCTCTTATTGGGTATACAGTAGCAAAAGCCAAACCTAAAGACTTAAAAGAGATCAAAGAGATAAAGTTAATTTTAGGAAAAAGTGTTTTTAAAAATGCTTTTTCTGTTGGTGTGCCAAATACAGGTAAGTTTGGAATTTTGCCAGCAGTTGTTGGGGGCTTGCTTGGAGAAAAAGAAAATGGATTAGAAATTTTTAGAGATATCGAATATGATGAAGAATTAGAAAATATTGTTAGGAACAGATTAAAAATAGAGGTTGTTAATAAGGATGTTTATTGCAGAGTAATTATAAATAAGATCTATGAAGCTGAATCTACATATTATTATAAGAGGGTTGATGATAAGTTAAAAGAAAAATTTAAAAGTTTAGACTTAAAAGATTTCTTAGATTATATAGATAATTTACCAAAAGATATAGAAGAACTCATAAAAGATGTTATAAAAACAAATAAAGAATTTGTTAATGGATTTTTAGATATTGATTTTGGAGATCTTAATAATATAATAAAAGCTACAGCTTCAGCAGTTTATAATAGAATGATGGGTTTTAATAAAGAAGCTTATGCCATTGCTGGTAGTGGAAATATGGGATTAATGGCTACATTGCCAATAATATTTTATGATAGGGAGAATAGAGAATTAATAAAGTCACTAGCCCTATCAGCATTAATAACAATATATGCCACTTATCACACATCCTACATATCTTCTATGTGTGGGTGTGTAAATAGAGGAGGATTAGGATGTGTATGTGGTTTAGCATACTATTTAAATAAAGATATAGAAAAAGCCATGAAAAGTTTTTTAGCCAACATAACAGGCATAATATGTGATGGAGGAAAACCATCATGTTCATTAAAAATAGCTTCTGGGGTGTTTTCAGCATATTTATCATTATTCTATGAAACTAAGGATTATGAAGGTATCATTGGGAAAGATTTTAAAGAGTGTATTAAGAATTTAAGTGAAATAACAAAATCTATGAACTTAGAAGACAAAATAATAGAATTAATGTTAAAAAAAGATGTGAAATTATGA
- a CDS encoding DUF7839 domain-containing protein, whose translation MKKRNITELQILAEILRKQPYVKQKEIADNLDITVQAVSEHIRNLLKKGYIRSRGRGEYVITEKGIRRLKSWIKEFSSYLEEINSAIYRYKDIWPAIAEEDLNEGDEVYLHMKDGLLHATKKKVGEARAKILHGGKAGEDVAITEIRGIIDIPKSKVIIFKIPPETFGGSRNVDYEKIKEMLNKMENYVTATMGTVGYVVAKKLNLNPDIRFAVIEGIVNACNRGCNVIAFITGKMAERVIKRLNDEKINYIIIDVSRNV comes from the coding sequence ATGAAGAAAAGGAATATTACTGAACTACAAATATTAGCTGAGATTTTAAGAAAACAGCCATATGTTAAACAGAAAGAGATTGCTGACAACTTAGATATAACAGTCCAAGCTGTATCTGAACACATTAGAAATCTATTAAAAAAAGGATATATTAGATCAAGAGGAAGAGGAGAATATGTAATAACAGAAAAAGGAATAAGGAGATTAAAAAGTTGGATAAAAGAATTTAGTAGTTATTTAGAAGAAATAAATTCAGCTATATACAGATATAAAGATATTTGGCCTGCTATAGCTGAGGAAGATCTAAATGAAGGAGATGAGGTTTATTTACATATGAAAGATGGATTATTACATGCTACTAAAAAGAAAGTAGGGGAAGCTAGAGCAAAAATTTTACATGGTGGAAAGGCTGGGGAAGATGTAGCCATAACAGAAATTAGAGGAATTATTGATATTCCTAAATCAAAAGTAATAATATTCAAAATTCCACCAGAAACTTTTGGAGGCTCAAGAAATGTAGATTATGAGAAGATAAAAGAGATGCTAAATAAAATGGAGAATTATGTTACAGCTACTATGGGAACTGTGGGATATGTGGTTGCTAAAAAACTAAATTTAAATCCTGATATAAGATTTGCAGTTATTGAAGGAATAGTTAATGCCTGTAATAGAGGTTGTAATGTTATAGCCTTTATAACAGGAAAGATGGCTGAAAGGGTTATAAAAAGGTTAAATGATGAGAAGATAAATTATATCATTATAGATGTGAGTAGAAATGTATAA
- a CDS encoding 16S rRNA (pseudouridine(914)-N(1))-methyltransferase Nep1 translates to MYNIILANSALELIPKEIKNKIKPSKVYKYDILDANYHYKAMKFLKDRERRGRPDIVHVSLLTILDSPLNHERMLNTYVHTYDNKVLYIDPKTRLPRNYFRFLGVMEKVLKGYKNPLIKLEKKTLEELLFDINAKNIALLTKKGKVININDMKRYDTFLIGGFPYGEIRINEEGLNIDKISLYNKGLMAWTVCGIVCYSLYFK, encoded by the coding sequence ATGTATAATATAATATTAGCCAATTCAGCTTTAGAATTGATCCCAAAAGAGATTAAAAATAAAATAAAACCCTCTAAAGTTTATAAATATGATATTTTAGATGCTAATTATCATTATAAAGCTATGAAATTTTTAAAAGATAGAGAAAGAAGAGGTAGGCCGGATATAGTTCATGTTTCACTTTTAACAATCTTAGATTCTCCTTTAAATCATGAGAGGATGTTAAATACTTATGTTCATACATATGATAATAAAGTTCTTTATATTGATCCAAAAACAAGATTACCAAGGAATTATTTTAGATTTTTAGGTGTTATGGAAAAAGTATTGAAAGGTTATAAAAATCCATTAATAAAATTGGAAAAGAAAACTTTAGAAGAACTCTTATTTGATATAAATGCCAAAAATATAGCATTATTAACCAAGAAGGGAAAGGTTATTAACATAAATGATATGAAAAGATATGATACTTTTTTAATTGGTGGTTTTCCATATGGTGAGATTAGAATAAATGAAGAGGGATTAAATATAGATAAGATATCTCTCTATAATAAAGGATTAATGGCTTGGACTGTCTGTGGAATTGTCTGTTATTCACTATATTTTAAGTGA
- a CDS encoding phosphoadenosine phosphosulfate reductase domain-containing protein, with product MKTYIGKIHLKWCYNCNLPILGKKCDICNTEALPVKLTPPGDARLGFRYDIDFINECLEREFGAKSIEDGIILLNKLPGNLEAYEVIVDGIVKYILYYNEEKETWKIKLKLHGAYDLIEKGANKRIVKIKNDLLNILKDKSTLLRPGIIEITNDIERGDDVIIVNEDERVVGVGLAMLSSNEIEKIERGKIIKVRFFNKNFQNRKLERYKLEEALNLMIEANNSVIYNYEKNAIGFIKNSYEKIKKPVIVAYSGGKDSLVTLILTLKALKKENVEVIFIDTGLEFPETLKNIEEVENFFNIEIKRLEAENFWEKIKEYGIPSRDYRWCSEVCKLNPLKEYLKDREVLSFVGIRKYESFSRAKKRLIYRNTYIKNQINALPIFHWTALHVWIYILKEGAPYNKLYEKGFDRVGCYICPAMELGEMDRVRKLYPELWEKWENVLKEYANKYKLPEDWIRKGLWRWKKFHPKDIW from the coding sequence ATGAAAACATATATAGGAAAGATCCATTTAAAATGGTGTTATAATTGTAATCTCCCTATATTAGGGAAAAAATGTGATATATGTAATACTGAAGCTTTACCAGTTAAACTAACCCCTCCAGGGGATGCAAGGTTAGGGTTTAGGTATGATATTGATTTCATAAATGAATGCTTAGAAAGAGAGTTTGGAGCTAAAAGCATTGAAGATGGAATTATTTTATTAAATAAACTTCCAGGCAATTTAGAAGCTTATGAAGTAATAGTGGATGGGATAGTTAAATATATTTTATATTACAATGAAGAGAAAGAAACTTGGAAAATAAAATTGAAACTACATGGAGCTTATGACTTAATTGAGAAGGGAGCTAATAAAAGGATAGTAAAGATAAAAAATGACTTATTAAATATTTTAAAAGACAAATCAACACTTCTAAGACCAGGAATAATTGAAATTACTAATGATATAGAAAGAGGGGATGATGTTATCATAGTTAATGAAGATGAGAGAGTTGTAGGTGTAGGGTTAGCAATGCTATCATCTAATGAGATAGAAAAGATAGAAAGAGGAAAAATAATAAAGGTTAGATTTTTTAATAAAAATTTCCAAAATAGAAAATTAGAGAGATATAAATTAGAAGAGGCTTTAAATCTCATGATTGAGGCAAACAATAGTGTTATTTATAATTATGAAAAGAATGCTATAGGATTTATAAAAAACAGCTATGAAAAAATAAAAAAGCCCGTAATTGTTGCATATTCAGGAGGAAAAGATAGTTTAGTCACATTAATATTAACACTTAAAGCATTAAAAAAAGAAAATGTTGAAGTTATTTTTATTGACACAGGTTTAGAATTCCCTGAAACATTAAAAAATATTGAAGAAGTTGAAAATTTTTTCAATATTGAAATAAAGAGATTAGAAGCTGAGAATTTCTGGGAAAAGATAAAAGAATATGGAATACCATCTAGAGATTATAGATGGTGCTCTGAAGTTTGTAAATTAAATCCTTTAAAAGAATATTTAAAAGATAGAGAAGTATTGTCATTTGTTGGAATAAGAAAATATGAAAGCTTTAGTAGAGCTAAAAAAAGACTAATTTATAGGAATACTTATATAAAAAATCAAATAAATGCTCTCCCAATATTCCATTGGACTGCTTTACATGTTTGGATATATATATTAAAAGAAGGGGCTCCTTACAATAAGCTGTATGAAAAAGGATTTGATAGGGTAGGGTGCTATATCTGCCCAGCTATGGAGTTAGGAGAGATGGATAGGGTAAGAAAATTATACCCTGAACTTTGGGAAAAATGGGAAAATGTTTTAAAAGAGTATGCTAATAAATATAAATTACCTGAAGATTGGATAAGAAAGGGGCTTTGGAGATGGAAAAAATTTCATCCAAAAGATATATGGTGA
- a CDS encoding family 16 glycoside hydrolase has translation MRRFIVILIIALMSGCINIQFMPPPLNDDFSSYNLGEKAPFGPWKVKGNGTFTITPIFSEDNKVMNKVVEAEGDGIMYVDRNYTNFVYYIDIKRKKLIDSPKIYFRLNGDATAGYCIVVEPFDRGYKLYKFNGTKWVLLNQTYNAAPAEVSFFRYMVIANGNKITFKVNAYTYITYIDKNPILEGGIGFGGQGYFDNVRVEPLEE, from the coding sequence GTGAGAAGATTTATAGTTATATTGATAATAGCACTCATGTCAGGATGTATAAATATTCAATTTATGCCTCCACCATTAAATGATGATTTCTCATCATACAACCTAGGTGAAAAAGCCCCATTTGGACCTTGGAAAGTAAAAGGTAATGGAACATTTACAATAACTCCAATATTTTCAGAGGATAATAAAGTTATGAATAAAGTTGTTGAAGCTGAAGGAGATGGAATAATGTATGTTGATAGAAATTATACAAATTTTGTTTATTATATTGATATAAAAAGGAAAAAATTAATAGATTCTCCAAAGATATACTTTAGGTTAAATGGTGATGCTACTGCTGGTTATTGTATTGTTGTAGAACCATTTGATAGAGGCTACAAATTATACAAATTCAATGGTACTAAATGGGTGTTGTTAAATCAAACTTACAATGCTGCCCCAGCTGAGGTGTCATTTTTTAGATATATGGTAATAGCTAATGGTAATAAGATAACATTTAAAGTTAATGCATATACTTATATAACATATATTGATAAAAATCCAATATTAGAGGGAGGTATAGGATTTGGAGGACAAGGTTATTTTGATAATGTGAGAGTAGAACCATTAGAAGAGTAG
- a CDS encoding 6-hydroxymethylpterin diphosphokinase MptE-like protein, with protein sequence MYMDDREWEKIYNKIIEDFNFDKEKDVEAAKILSSFFKEKPDVKILEKMIKGKEVFIFGAGPSLKRHVKILKNIKKCQPIIVADGACKAFLEEGIIPDIIVSDLDGDIESLIECNKKGAIVVLHAHGDNIDKIKKYFHKLKNVIPTTQIPEYKKYKLYNFYGFTDGDRCCYLAYYFKAKKLILGGMDFGEYVTKYSRPEIKGEIEKADNIKAKKLRYAEYLINLLKDKIEIVFLP encoded by the coding sequence ATGTATATGGATGATAGAGAGTGGGAAAAGATATACAATAAAATTATTGAGGATTTTAATTTTGATAAAGAAAAAGATGTTGAAGCAGCTAAAATATTAAGTTCTTTTTTTAAAGAAAAACCTGATGTTAAGATATTAGAAAAGATGATTAAAGGTAAAGAAGTTTTTATTTTTGGGGCAGGTCCATCATTAAAGAGACATGTAAAGATATTGAAAAATATAAAAAAATGTCAGCCAATAATTGTTGCTGATGGGGCATGTAAAGCTTTTTTAGAAGAAGGTATAATCCCTGATATAATAGTATCTGATTTGGATGGAGATATTGAAAGTTTAATAGAGTGCAATAAAAAGGGTGCAATAGTAGTTTTGCATGCACATGGGGATAATATTGATAAGATAAAGAAATACTTCCACAAATTAAAAAATGTTATTCCTACAACACAGATTCCAGAATATAAAAAATATAAATTATATAACTTTTATGGTTTCACTGATGGTGATAGATGTTGCTACTTAGCATATTATTTTAAAGCCAAAAAATTAATATTAGGTGGGATGGATTTTGGGGAATATGTAACAAAATATTCTAGACCAGAAATAAAAGGAGAAATAGAAAAAGCTGATAACATAAAAGCAAAAAAATTGAGGTATGCAGAGTATCTGATTAATCTATTGAAAGATAAAATAGAGATTGTATTTTTACCATAA
- the bioF gene encoding 8-amino-7-oxononanoate synthase: protein MFREVLKKEIDKIKDNNLYRELRKVKGINFSSNDYLCLSKHPEVIEALKNGAKYGVGSTGSRLTSGNINHEKLEEKMAKFKGTESSLLYPTGYMANLSISAICKKGDLILSDELNHASIIDGCRLSKADRLIYKHCDTNHLLDLLEKNYKNYNNIFIITDSVFSMDGDIAPLNELKKIADDFGAVLILDDAHATGVLGNGKGALEYFNIKPDDNIIIIVTLSKAIGCLGGCVCGVEELKDYLINTSRSFIFTTALPPAIVEAAIKAIEIIEEGKVVKKLKKNINLANKIFKSYNFINRENETPIYPFIFRDKTVKIAEYLIKNNIFCIPIRYPTVPKGSERIRISINVEHMKEDFIILCEKIKELW from the coding sequence ATGTTTAGAGAAGTATTAAAAAAAGAAATTGATAAAATTAAAGATAACAACTTGTATAGGGAACTAAGAAAGGTTAAAGGAATAAATTTTTCATCTAATGATTATTTATGTTTATCAAAACATCCTGAAGTAATTGAAGCTCTTAAAAATGGAGCTAAATATGGTGTAGGCTCAACAGGATCAAGATTAACTTCAGGAAATATAAATCATGAAAAGTTAGAAGAAAAAATGGCTAAATTTAAAGGAACAGAAAGCTCTTTATTATATCCAACTGGTTATATGGCTAATCTATCAATATCTGCAATTTGTAAGAAAGGAGATCTAATTTTAAGTGATGAACTTAATCATGCATCAATAATAGATGGTTGTAGATTAAGTAAAGCTGACAGGTTAATTTACAAACACTGTGATACAAATCATCTTTTAGATTTATTAGAAAAAAACTATAAAAATTATAATAATATTTTCATTATAACTGACTCCGTTTTTAGTATGGATGGTGATATAGCTCCTTTAAATGAATTAAAAAAGATAGCTGATGATTTTGGGGCAGTGTTAATATTAGATGATGCACATGCAACAGGTGTTTTAGGGAATGGAAAAGGGGCTTTAGAGTATTTTAATATCAAACCAGATGATAATATTATTATTATAGTTACATTATCAAAAGCTATTGGATGTTTAGGAGGATGTGTTTGTGGAGTAGAGGAGCTAAAAGATTATTTAATAAATACTTCAAGGAGTTTTATATTTACAACAGCACTACCTCCAGCCATAGTTGAAGCTGCAATAAAGGCTATAGAAATAATAGAAGAGGGCAAAGTTGTTAAGAAGTTAAAAAAGAATATAAATTTGGCAAATAAAATATTTAAATCATATAACTTCATTAATAGGGAAAATGAAACTCCAATTTATCCATTTATTTTTAGAGATAAGACTGTTAAGATAGCAGAGTATTTAATAAAAAATAATATTTTTTGCATTCCCATAAGATACCCTACTGTACCCAAAGGGAGTGAAAGAATTAGAATAAGTATAAATGTAGAACATATGAAGGAAGATTTTATTATACTATGTGAAAAAATTAAAGAATTATGGTAA
- a CDS encoding UPF0254 family protein, protein MITLATAECFTHGKIGLSIHKAASGYEEFEYKYLFSEEDLKIVKNVKVLCSMFLPSIYAIEKLFNISLPKPDYYYKYAKAYSEKNDLAVAKKIAESLKDKLNPDIALASTAGVGRGAICIIADKCYLFTTDVYANLLTFENVKERQKDGIEKGIKKVLEIVKKCLEKY, encoded by the coding sequence ATGATAACATTAGCAACAGCTGAATGCTTCACACATGGTAAGATAGGGTTGAGCATTCATAAGGCAGCATCTGGTTATGAAGAGTTTGAATATAAATACCTTTTCTCTGAAGAAGATTTAAAAATTGTGAAAAATGTTAAGGTATTGTGTTCTATGTTTCTACCCTCTATTTATGCAATTGAAAAACTTTTCAATATCTCTTTACCTAAACCAGATTATTATTATAAATATGCCAAAGCCTATTCTGAAAAAAATGATTTAGCTGTTGCTAAAAAAATAGCTGAATCTTTAAAAGATAAATTAAATCCTGATATTGCTTTAGCTTCAACAGCTGGTGTAGGTAGAGGGGCTATTTGTATAATAGCTGATAAGTGTTATCTATTTACAACAGATGTTTATGCTAACTTATTAACATTTGAAAATGTTAAAGAGAGACAAAAAGATGGAATAGAGAAAGGGATAAAGAAGGTCTTAGAAATTGTGAAAAAATGTTTAGAGAAGTATTAA
- a CDS encoding DHH family phosphoesterase, with protein sequence MIVVIGFGSFGRKVVNFIKNKEPITIIDKQIEDIDDLIKENIKVVVGDATEEETLKKANIENADIVLILTNSEVNRNIAEKVCELSPNSYKIARAVQGYPELYSGLNIDKIVNILESGAKDIANEVDNAKLKRKLMKLKSIILEKKKKCNGKKMLILTHINPDPDAIASAMALKTICEKWDVEADIGYGGNIGYDENKTMVNLLEVNLLSIDQINIDDYCIIAAVDFSSSKQLPMEVEKLDIIIDHHANGDLEADYKDILNVGATSSILTNYLKELNMEPSRKLATALFYGIESDTNNFKRGVTRFDFECAAYLQSYIDTTILEMIENPEISTEIMEVIAKAIINRQVVKGNIALSYVGEITNRDALPKAADFLLKMEGISTTFVFGIVGDYIEISARTKDVRLNLGEILKKAFGGGGHQTAAGARIELGIFKAVSDKEALRKLVEEAIKAKILEVIGIKEKE encoded by the coding sequence ATGATAGTAGTTATAGGTTTTGGTTCTTTTGGAAGAAAAGTTGTTAATTTTATAAAAAACAAAGAACCCATAACAATAATTGATAAACAGATTGAAGATATTGATGATCTAATTAAAGAGAATATAAAAGTTGTAGTGGGAGATGCTACTGAAGAGGAAACATTAAAAAAGGCTAATATAGAAAATGCTGATATAGTTTTAATATTAACAAACTCAGAAGTTAATAGAAATATAGCTGAGAAGGTTTGTGAGCTTAGTCCAAATTCATATAAAATAGCTAGAGCAGTGCAAGGATATCCTGAACTTTATAGTGGTTTGAATATTGATAAAATAGTTAATATATTAGAAAGTGGTGCTAAAGATATAGCTAATGAAGTAGATAATGCAAAATTAAAAAGAAAATTAATGAAATTAAAATCAATAATATTAGAGAAAAAGAAAAAGTGTAATGGAAAAAAGATGTTAATATTAACACATATAAATCCTGATCCTGATGCTATAGCAAGTGCTATGGCATTAAAGACAATATGTGAAAAGTGGGATGTAGAGGCGGATATTGGATATGGGGGGAATATTGGGTATGATGAAAATAAAACTATGGTAAATTTATTAGAGGTAAATCTCCTATCTATAGATCAAATAAATATAGATGATTATTGTATTATTGCTGCAGTGGATTTCTCATCTTCTAAACAGTTACCAATGGAAGTAGAAAAATTAGATATTATTATTGATCATCATGCAAATGGAGATTTAGAGGCTGATTATAAAGATATTTTAAATGTTGGGGCTACATCATCAATATTAACAAATTATTTAAAAGAGCTAAATATGGAACCATCAAGGAAATTAGCTACAGCTCTATTTTATGGTATTGAATCAGATACAAATAATTTTAAAAGAGGGGTTACAAGGTTTGATTTTGAATGTGCAGCATATTTGCAGAGTTATATTGATACAACAATTTTAGAAATGATAGAAAATCCTGAAATTTCTACAGAGATTATGGAAGTAATAGCTAAGGCTATAATAAATAGGCAAGTAGTTAAAGGAAATATTGCTTTATCATATGTTGGAGAAATAACAAATAGGGATGCCTTACCAAAGGCAGCTGACTTTTTATTAAAAATGGAAGGAATTTCTACAACTTTTGTATTTGGTATTGTTGGAGATTATATAGAGATATCTGCAAGGACTAAAGATGTTAGATTAAACTTAGGGGAAATTTTAAAAAAGGCTTTTGGTGGAGGAGGACATCAAACTGCTGCTGGAGCAAGAATAGAGTTAGGAATATTTAAAGCAGTTTCTGATAAGGAGGCTTTAAGAAAACTTGTAGAAGAAGCTATAAAAGCAAAAATATTAGAAGTTATTGGAATAAAAGAGAAGGAATGA